The Sebastes fasciatus isolate fSebFas1 chromosome 4, fSebFas1.pri, whole genome shotgun sequence genome window below encodes:
- the adat1 gene encoding tRNA-specific adenosine deaminase 1, with protein MVNADEIAKLCFERFQQLPRRGKPEPGREWTLLAAVLKITRCADSDTVEREVVSLGTGTKCIGRTAMSPKGEILNDSHAEVIARRGCIRYLIQELHKAVSGGDSSVFCQADQRGKWRLQPGISFLFFTSHTPCGDAAIIPMIDSQSQPCPPVTSVKGHEGTDGRGDLKREAEEPSEGKNTKLPRLEEQRTGETNLEDRRDTKQSFLSKSSSSEDPSQSHSAKTPVEAVSLDSAQLEIETRGPSDDAGLLPQVPDIHRTGAKCVSGGEADLLHPGVGYHSTGVLRVKPGRGEPTLSLSCSDKLARWGVLGFQGALLSHYLQEALYFSTVVVGKCPYSQEVMQRALVTRCSHVSDLPAGFSVCPPVLLQSSLEFPFSQAQTKLRHQAGQGRISPCGAAISWCNVTEQPLDVTANGYKHGVTKKALGTAKVRSLLCKLELFHSFLSLVAATDPSALPNSLRRTELQTYWDYKQASQLYQQAWQQLHRQAFPLWPRSDRDLLLFH; from the exons ATGGTGAACGCGGATGAAATCGCCAAGTTGTGCTTCGAGCGTTTCCAGCAGCTCCCCCGCAGAGGGAAGCCTGAGCCGGGCAGAGAGTGGACCCTGCTGGCCGCGGTGCTCAAGATCACCCGGTGTGCTGACTCTGATACAG ttGAGAGGGAGGTTGTCTCCCTGGGAACTGGGACCAAATGCATTGGACGGACAGCTATGAGTCCCAaag GTGAAATACTTAATGACAGCCATGCAGAAGTCATTGCTAGGAGGGGATGTATCAG gtACCTGATCCAGGAGCTGCACAAGGCAGTGAGTGGTGGGGACAGCTCTGTGTTTTGTCAGGCGGATCAGCGGGGGAAGTGGAGGCTTCAGCCAGGAatttccttcctcttctttaCCAGTCACACTCCCT GTGGTGACGCTGCCATCATCCCCATGATTGACAGCCAGTCTCAGCCCTGCCCTCCTGTCACATCTGTAAAGGGCCATGAAGGAACTGATGGAAGAGGAGACCTGAAAAGGGAGGCTGAGGAACCAAGTGAAGGAAAAAACACTAAACTGCCCCGTCTGGAGGAACAGAGGACAGGGGAGACCAATCTAGAGGACAGacgagacacaaaacaatcctTCCTTTCAAAATCATCTAGCAGTGAAGATCCATCACAGAGTCACTCTGCAAAAACGCCCGTGGAAGCTGTCTCACTAGATTCAGCACAGCTGGAGATAGAAACCAGAGGCCCCTCTGACGATGCAGGACTGCTTCCACAGGTCCCAGACATTCACAGAACAGGGGCCAAGTGTGTCTCGGGCGGCGAGGCCGACCTTCTGCACCCTGGGGTGGGGTACCACAGCACAGGGGTGCTCCGGGTGAAGCCTGGGCGAGGAGAGCCGACTCTGTCCCTCTCCTGCAGTGACAAGCTGGCCCGCTGGGGGGTGCTGGGCTTCCAGGGTGCACTGCTGTCCCACTACCTGCAGGAGGCGCTCTACTTCAGCACCGTGGTGGTGGGAAAGTGTCCATACAGCCAGGAAGTTATGCAGAGAGCTTTGGTTACAAG GTGCTCCCATGTATCGGACCTCCCTGCTGGTTTCTCTGTGTGTCCACCTGTGCTGCTCCAGTCCAGCCTGGAGTTCCCCTTCAGCCAGGCCCAGACCAAGCTGCGACATCAGGCCGGACAGGGACGTATCTCCCCCTGTGGAGCAG CTATCAGCTGGTGTAATGTGACTGagcagccactagatgtcactgcCAACGGCTACAAACATGGAGTCACCAAGAAGGCCTTAGGCACAGCTAAAGTCAG GTCTCTTCTGTGTAAACTGGAGCTTTTCCATTCCTTCCTGTCTCTGGTAGCAGCCACTGACCCATCAGCACTTCCCAACTCCCTCAG GAGAACGGAGCTGCAGACTTACTGGGACTACAAGCAGGCATCCCAGTTGTACCAGCAGGCTTGGCAGCAGCTCCACCGCCAGGCCTTCCCTCTGTGGCCACGCAGTGACAGAGATCTCCTGCTCTTCCACTGA